The following coding sequences lie in one Crassostrea angulata isolate pt1a10 chromosome 10, ASM2561291v2, whole genome shotgun sequence genomic window:
- the LOC128167322 gene encoding uncharacterized protein LOC128167322 isoform X1: MCVILKINFSIRNVNQHVFISLRTSGYMAAGLGKTEVIALGSILGVFAFLVSLGVAAYCYRMYDIFKRTKRGSSNESGRKLVYVQQEKPSKAEKTPASNKSLRKILKTSMPPPKPILRNPLVISQKSMPSRNHRSPREVQIHNSYPGGVRVIRLNQDHAKPMLVYRPGPPRPTYTQSHLPNTVPHLRLGDYRPKMVSGYFSPNNVRSMMDDFPVNSDTSFNSSGSRFTWVPAEPEKVNFIQLDEKGTQTKPAKERRKVTRNSATSTSGHKFPDPTTVKTIKQNSDLTPQITQYIETGSKFVIIDYIASDNQKSGELPLSTSTPRDYQGLTTDTNHNFVPRQRKPHEGSLVEIPASWEKSV; encoded by the exons ATGTGTGTAATTTTGAAGATtaattttagcattagaaatgTAAATCAACATGTTTTCATATCTCTGAGGACGTCAG GTTATATGGCAGCTGGGCTGGGGAAGACAGAAGTGATCGCCCTCGGCAGTATTTTAGGAGTTTTTGCCTTTCTGGTCTCGCTAGGAGTGGCGGCATATTgttacag GATGTACGATATCTTCAAGCGAACAAAGCGTGGATCCTCCAATGAATCAGGACGGAAACTGGTCTATGTGCAACAAGAAAAACCCAGCAAGGCCGAAAAAACCCCGGCGTCCAACAAATCCCTTCGCAAGATCCTTAAAACGTCGATGCCACCCCCAAAACCAATATTACGCAATCCCCTTGTAATATCACAGAAAAGTATGCCTTCAAGAAACCACAGGTCCCCACGGGAAGTTCAGATTCACAACTCCTACCCCGGGGGTGTTCGAGTGATACGCCTCAATCAAGACCACGCCAAACCAATGCTCGTGTACCGGCCCGGTCCCCCGAGACCCACGTATACGCAATCCCATCTCCCCAACACTGTCCCCCATCTCCGGCTGGGAGACTACAGACCTAAGATGGTCAGTGGATACTTCTCACCCAATAACGTCAGGAGCATGATGGACGATTTCCCCGTGAATTCTGACACTTCATTTAACAGCA GTGGTTCAAGGTTCACATG GGTACCTGCTGAACCAGAAAAG GTAAATTTCATCCAACTAGACGAAAAAGGCACTCAAACTAAACCAGCAAAGGAAAGACGCAAAGTCACAAGGAATTCAGCTACATCAACATCAGGTCACAAATTTCCAGATCCGACCACCGTAAAAACTATCAAACAGAACTCCGACCTAACCCCACAAATAACTCAATACATAGAGACTGGTAGTAAATTTGTTATCATAGACTACATTGCCTCTGATAATCAGAAGTCTGGAGAACTGCCTCTGTCCACATCTACCCCGCGAGATTACCAGGGGCTGACAACTGATACAAATCACAATTTCGTTCCACGGCAGAGGAAACCGCATGAGGGCTCCTTGGTGGAGATACCAGCCTCTTGGGAGAAATCTGTGTAG
- the LOC128167323 gene encoding ribosome biogenesis regulatory protein homolog, producing the protein MADLVERVLQEAAERESHYKTIEVHKDIELEIDPGNLLTVDTNPLDATKLKKNREEYLKSLARDNTQLLINTLWQLPTEKVDEAIVVKLPDPKTPIPREKPVPKDKALTKWQQYAQLKGIQKRKKSRMMWDDQSKEWKPRWGYKRGNDDTQEWCIEVPDNAEDPNVDLFAKKNKEKKERVAKNELQRLRNIARSQKSKVPGVGLTPTEAPSKDYLGKALALARKSTASIGKFTDKLPTEKPSKHTGKKRKFEPNYGDVERESKKQLKILNHIQNRIPIVNTTKAANRHIMEEQRSRARRRREEDGGKQKGGKNKGGGGKKKGGFKAGKKGKAGGKKR; encoded by the exons ATGGCAGACCTCGTGGAGAGAGTGTTACAAGAAGCAGCAGAAAGAGAGTCTCACTACAAAACTATAGAGGTTCACAAAGATATTGAGTTAGAAATAGACCCAGGAAACTTGCTGACTGTCGATACAAATCCATTAGATGCCACAAAGCTAAA AAAGAACAGAGAGGAGTATTTAAAGAGCTTGGCCAGAGACAACACACAGCTGTTAATAAACACTCTGTGGCAG CTTCCAACAGAGAAAGTAGATGAAGCAATAGTTGTAAAG CTTCCAGATCCCAAAACACCAATTCCAAGAGAAAAACCG GTACCCAAAGACAAAGCTTTGACAAAATGGCAACAATATGCCCAGCTGAAAGGAATTCAAAAGAGAAAGAAGAGTAGAATGATGTGGGATGATCAGTCAAAG GAATGGAAACCAAGGTGGGGTTACAAGAGAGGGAATGACGATACACAGGAGTGGTGCATAGAGGTTCCTGATAATGCTG agGATCCAAATGTTGATCTGTTTGCCAAAAAGAATAAGGAAAAAAAGGAACGGGTAGCCAAGAATGAATTACAAAGGCTGCGTAATATTGCAAGGTCACAGAAGTCAAAgg TACCAGGTGTTGGGCTTACCCCAACTGAGGCTCCCAGTAAGGATTACCTGGGAAAAGCTCTAGCATTAGCCAGAAAATCCACAGCCTCCATAGGAAAATTTACAGACAAACTCCCCACAGAGAAACCCTCAAAACACACGGGCAAAAAGAGAAAG tttgaacCCAATTATGGTGATGTTGAAAGGGAGAGCAAGAAACAATTAAAGATTCTAAATCACATCCAAAACAGGATACCTATTGTTAATACCACAAAGGCCGCTAATCGCCACATCATGGAGGAACAACGGTCAAG AGCAAGGAGAAGACGAGAAGAAGATGGTGGCAAACAGAAAGGGGGGAAAAATAAAGGTGGTGGGGGCAAGAAAAAAGGAGGGTTTAAGGCTGGGAAGAAAGGCAAGGCAGGAGGCAAGAAGAGATGA
- the LOC128167322 gene encoding uncharacterized protein LOC128167322 isoform X4: MERITSTDANRMYDIFKRTKRGSSNESGRKLVYVQQEKPSKAEKTPASNKSLRKILKTSMPPPKPILRNPLVISQKSMPSRNHRSPREVQIHNSYPGGVRVIRLNQDHAKPMLVYRPGPPRPTYTQSHLPNTVPHLRLGDYRPKMVSGYFSPNNVRSMMDDFPVNSDTSFNSSGSRFTWVPAEPEKVNFIQLDEKGTQTKPAKERRKVTRNSATSTSGHKFPDPTTVKTIKQNSDLTPQITQYIETGSKFVIIDYIASDNQKSGELPLSTSTPRDYQGLTTDTNHNFVPRQRKPHEGSLVEIPASWEKSV; the protein is encoded by the exons ATGGAAAGGATAACATCGACTGATGCAAACAG GATGTACGATATCTTCAAGCGAACAAAGCGTGGATCCTCCAATGAATCAGGACGGAAACTGGTCTATGTGCAACAAGAAAAACCCAGCAAGGCCGAAAAAACCCCGGCGTCCAACAAATCCCTTCGCAAGATCCTTAAAACGTCGATGCCACCCCCAAAACCAATATTACGCAATCCCCTTGTAATATCACAGAAAAGTATGCCTTCAAGAAACCACAGGTCCCCACGGGAAGTTCAGATTCACAACTCCTACCCCGGGGGTGTTCGAGTGATACGCCTCAATCAAGACCACGCCAAACCAATGCTCGTGTACCGGCCCGGTCCCCCGAGACCCACGTATACGCAATCCCATCTCCCCAACACTGTCCCCCATCTCCGGCTGGGAGACTACAGACCTAAGATGGTCAGTGGATACTTCTCACCCAATAACGTCAGGAGCATGATGGACGATTTCCCCGTGAATTCTGACACTTCATTTAACAGCA GTGGTTCAAGGTTCACATG GGTACCTGCTGAACCAGAAAAG GTAAATTTCATCCAACTAGACGAAAAAGGCACTCAAACTAAACCAGCAAAGGAAAGACGCAAAGTCACAAGGAATTCAGCTACATCAACATCAGGTCACAAATTTCCAGATCCGACCACCGTAAAAACTATCAAACAGAACTCCGACCTAACCCCACAAATAACTCAATACATAGAGACTGGTAGTAAATTTGTTATCATAGACTACATTGCCTCTGATAATCAGAAGTCTGGAGAACTGCCTCTGTCCACATCTACCCCGCGAGATTACCAGGGGCTGACAACTGATACAAATCACAATTTCGTTCCACGGCAGAGGAAACCGCATGAGGGCTCCTTGGTGGAGATACCAGCCTCTTGGGAGAAATCTGTGTAG
- the LOC128167322 gene encoding uncharacterized protein LOC128167322 isoform X3 — protein MAAGLGKTEVIALGSILGVFAFLVSLGVAAYCYRMYDIFKRTKRGSSNESGRKLVYVQQEKPSKAEKTPASNKSLRKILKTSMPPPKPILRNPLVISQKSMPSRNHRSPREVQIHNSYPGGVRVIRLNQDHAKPMLVYRPGPPRPTYTQSHLPNTVPHLRLGDYRPKMVSGYFSPNNVRSMMDDFPVNSDTSFNSSGSRFTWVPAEPEKVNFIQLDEKGTQTKPAKERRKVTRNSATSTSGHKFPDPTTVKTIKQNSDLTPQITQYIETGSKFVIIDYIASDNQKSGELPLSTSTPRDYQGLTTDTNHNFVPRQRKPHEGSLVEIPASWEKSV, from the exons ATGGCAGCTGGGCTGGGGAAGACAGAAGTGATCGCCCTCGGCAGTATTTTAGGAGTTTTTGCCTTTCTGGTCTCGCTAGGAGTGGCGGCATATTgttacag GATGTACGATATCTTCAAGCGAACAAAGCGTGGATCCTCCAATGAATCAGGACGGAAACTGGTCTATGTGCAACAAGAAAAACCCAGCAAGGCCGAAAAAACCCCGGCGTCCAACAAATCCCTTCGCAAGATCCTTAAAACGTCGATGCCACCCCCAAAACCAATATTACGCAATCCCCTTGTAATATCACAGAAAAGTATGCCTTCAAGAAACCACAGGTCCCCACGGGAAGTTCAGATTCACAACTCCTACCCCGGGGGTGTTCGAGTGATACGCCTCAATCAAGACCACGCCAAACCAATGCTCGTGTACCGGCCCGGTCCCCCGAGACCCACGTATACGCAATCCCATCTCCCCAACACTGTCCCCCATCTCCGGCTGGGAGACTACAGACCTAAGATGGTCAGTGGATACTTCTCACCCAATAACGTCAGGAGCATGATGGACGATTTCCCCGTGAATTCTGACACTTCATTTAACAGCA GTGGTTCAAGGTTCACATG GGTACCTGCTGAACCAGAAAAG GTAAATTTCATCCAACTAGACGAAAAAGGCACTCAAACTAAACCAGCAAAGGAAAGACGCAAAGTCACAAGGAATTCAGCTACATCAACATCAGGTCACAAATTTCCAGATCCGACCACCGTAAAAACTATCAAACAGAACTCCGACCTAACCCCACAAATAACTCAATACATAGAGACTGGTAGTAAATTTGTTATCATAGACTACATTGCCTCTGATAATCAGAAGTCTGGAGAACTGCCTCTGTCCACATCTACCCCGCGAGATTACCAGGGGCTGACAACTGATACAAATCACAATTTCGTTCCACGGCAGAGGAAACCGCATGAGGGCTCCTTGGTGGAGATACCAGCCTCTTGGGAGAAATCTGTGTAG
- the LOC128167322 gene encoding uncharacterized protein LOC128167322 isoform X2 — MGFLLHDDRKNSGEEGYMAAGLGKTEVIALGSILGVFAFLVSLGVAAYCYRMYDIFKRTKRGSSNESGRKLVYVQQEKPSKAEKTPASNKSLRKILKTSMPPPKPILRNPLVISQKSMPSRNHRSPREVQIHNSYPGGVRVIRLNQDHAKPMLVYRPGPPRPTYTQSHLPNTVPHLRLGDYRPKMVSGYFSPNNVRSMMDDFPVNSDTSFNSSGSRFTWVPAEPEKVNFIQLDEKGTQTKPAKERRKVTRNSATSTSGHKFPDPTTVKTIKQNSDLTPQITQYIETGSKFVIIDYIASDNQKSGELPLSTSTPRDYQGLTTDTNHNFVPRQRKPHEGSLVEIPASWEKSV; from the exons ATGGGATTCTTGCTGCATGATGATCGGAAAAACTCTGGAGAAGAGG GTTATATGGCAGCTGGGCTGGGGAAGACAGAAGTGATCGCCCTCGGCAGTATTTTAGGAGTTTTTGCCTTTCTGGTCTCGCTAGGAGTGGCGGCATATTgttacag GATGTACGATATCTTCAAGCGAACAAAGCGTGGATCCTCCAATGAATCAGGACGGAAACTGGTCTATGTGCAACAAGAAAAACCCAGCAAGGCCGAAAAAACCCCGGCGTCCAACAAATCCCTTCGCAAGATCCTTAAAACGTCGATGCCACCCCCAAAACCAATATTACGCAATCCCCTTGTAATATCACAGAAAAGTATGCCTTCAAGAAACCACAGGTCCCCACGGGAAGTTCAGATTCACAACTCCTACCCCGGGGGTGTTCGAGTGATACGCCTCAATCAAGACCACGCCAAACCAATGCTCGTGTACCGGCCCGGTCCCCCGAGACCCACGTATACGCAATCCCATCTCCCCAACACTGTCCCCCATCTCCGGCTGGGAGACTACAGACCTAAGATGGTCAGTGGATACTTCTCACCCAATAACGTCAGGAGCATGATGGACGATTTCCCCGTGAATTCTGACACTTCATTTAACAGCA GTGGTTCAAGGTTCACATG GGTACCTGCTGAACCAGAAAAG GTAAATTTCATCCAACTAGACGAAAAAGGCACTCAAACTAAACCAGCAAAGGAAAGACGCAAAGTCACAAGGAATTCAGCTACATCAACATCAGGTCACAAATTTCCAGATCCGACCACCGTAAAAACTATCAAACAGAACTCCGACCTAACCCCACAAATAACTCAATACATAGAGACTGGTAGTAAATTTGTTATCATAGACTACATTGCCTCTGATAATCAGAAGTCTGGAGAACTGCCTCTGTCCACATCTACCCCGCGAGATTACCAGGGGCTGACAACTGATACAAATCACAATTTCGTTCCACGGCAGAGGAAACCGCATGAGGGCTCCTTGGTGGAGATACCAGCCTCTTGGGAGAAATCTGTGTAG